A genomic window from Halobaculum sp. MBLA0147 includes:
- a CDS encoding ABC transporter ATP-binding protein — MSGDHGGFEEIRQNVDGHPMVRLLRYATRYWPRLAVGIFAAVLTRLSRLVPPVVVATAIDRIVLQSGQPGLLTDAGILPGGTIAGRAARLALLERLVVIAILAYLIRSITRFGSRYLLQSSAQKVQRDLRNDSYDHLQRLSMDFYADHQTGGMMSILNSDVNRLEQFLNTEFRQAVRVVATVGGIAAVLWYYSPTLALVALAPVPLVGIASAGFLRAIEPRYKSIRETVARLNSRLENNLGGVAVVKAFDRYAFEHGRVAEQSEAYHDEQVGALRIRRAFFAGLRLVTGIVFVVVLFLGGRSIIATGGGEAALVSTGAFAAFFLYLRRLYSPMRRIGRSANKYQQAKSSAERVFGLLGREPALTNPENPHVPEHVDGAVSFEDVTFGYTERETVLDDVSLDVEPGQTVGLVGETGAGKSTLVNLVPRFHDVDEGRVTVDGVDVREYDLQALRSEIAVIEQNPYLFSGTVAENVAYGDDAVLAAESDVDAEGVGPDGDGLSANEARERVVEAAEAAVAHEFVSELPEGYDTQIGERGVKLSGGQRQRLAIARALLNDPAIIVFDEATSDVDTKTEEQIQASVDRLIEDRTAFVIAHRLSTIDDADRVVVMDDGEIVESGTHEALVAASGEYAELWDAQAGEASVLGSD, encoded by the coding sequence GTGAGCGGCGACCACGGTGGGTTCGAGGAGATCAGACAGAACGTCGACGGCCACCCGATGGTGCGTCTGTTGCGGTACGCGACCCGCTACTGGCCCCGTCTCGCGGTCGGAATCTTCGCGGCCGTGTTGACGCGACTCTCGCGGCTGGTGCCGCCGGTGGTGGTCGCGACGGCCATCGACCGGATCGTCCTCCAGTCCGGACAGCCCGGGCTGCTCACCGACGCCGGAATCCTGCCGGGCGGCACCATCGCCGGGCGCGCGGCGCGGCTGGCACTGCTCGAACGGCTCGTCGTGATCGCCATCCTGGCGTACCTGATCAGGTCGATCACGCGGTTCGGCTCCCGGTATCTCCTGCAGTCGTCCGCACAGAAAGTCCAACGGGACCTGCGGAACGACTCGTACGATCACCTCCAACGGCTCTCGATGGACTTCTACGCCGACCACCAGACCGGCGGGATGATGTCTATCCTCAACAGCGACGTGAACCGCCTCGAACAGTTCCTCAACACGGAGTTCCGGCAGGCGGTCCGCGTCGTCGCCACGGTCGGTGGGATCGCCGCCGTGTTGTGGTACTACTCCCCGACGCTGGCGCTGGTGGCGCTCGCTCCGGTGCCGCTGGTCGGGATCGCCAGCGCCGGCTTCCTACGCGCGATCGAGCCGCGGTACAAGTCCATCCGCGAGACGGTCGCCCGGCTCAACTCGCGGCTGGAGAACAACCTCGGCGGCGTCGCCGTCGTGAAGGCGTTCGACCGGTACGCGTTCGAGCACGGCCGCGTCGCCGAGCAGAGCGAGGCGTACCACGACGAGCAGGTCGGCGCACTCCGGATCAGACGCGCGTTCTTCGCCGGGCTCCGACTCGTCACCGGAATCGTGTTCGTCGTCGTGTTGTTCCTCGGCGGGCGGTCGATCATCGCCACCGGCGGCGGCGAGGCGGCGCTCGTCTCGACGGGTGCGTTCGCCGCCTTCTTCCTCTACCTGCGGCGCCTCTACTCCCCGATGCGACGGATCGGCCGCTCCGCGAACAAGTACCAACAGGCGAAGTCGAGTGCGGAACGGGTGTTCGGCCTGCTCGGGCGCGAACCGGCGTTGACGAACCCCGAGAACCCACACGTCCCCGAACACGTCGACGGGGCCGTCTCGTTCGAGGACGTGACCTTCGGCTACACGGAGCGCGAGACGGTGTTGGACGACGTCTCGCTGGACGTAGAGCCGGGCCAGACGGTCGGACTCGTCGGCGAGACCGGCGCGGGCAAGTCGACACTGGTCAACCTCGTGCCGCGGTTCCACGACGTCGACGAGGGGCGGGTCACCGTCGACGGCGTGGACGTGCGCGAGTACGACCTGCAGGCGCTCCGCAGCGAGATCGCGGTGATCGAGCAGAACCCGTACCTCTTCTCGGGGACCGTCGCCGAGAACGTCGCGTACGGCGACGACGCGGTGTTGGCCGCCGAGAGCGACGTGGACGCCGAGGGGGTCGGTCCCGATGGGGACGGGTTGTCCGCCAACGAGGCACGCGAGCGGGTCGTCGAGGCGGCGGAGGCGGCGGTCGCCCACGAGTTCGTCTCGGAACTCCCGGAGGGGTACGACACGCAGATCGGCGAACGCGGCGTGAAGCTGTCGGGTGGGCAGCGCCAGCGGCTCGCCATCGCCCGGGCACTGTTGAACGATCCGGCGATCATCGTCTTCGACGAGGCGACCAGCGACGTGGACACGAAGACGGAGGAACAGATCCAGGCGAGTGTCGACCGGTTGATCGAGGACCGGACGGCGTTCGTCATCGCACACCGGCTCTCGACCATCGACGACGCCGACCGCGTGGTCGTGATGGACGACGGCGAGATCGTCGAGTCCGGCACCCACGAGGCCCTCGTCGCCGCCTCCGGCGAGTACGCCGAGTTGTGGGACGCACAGGCCGGCGAGGCGTCCGTCCTCGGCTCCGACTGA
- a CDS encoding ParA family protein gives MSTREPRAVAVTLLKGGIGKSTTATNTARELAHRGHETLLIDLDPNGHATTSLGLDDAFGADTHLGDVLIEETHEATDLIRSTEYGIDVLPSNDEIESVEDDLGGVMMGTARLKNNVVDPLLGERYDYVVIDCPAARGKLNDNALYAAQNMILPLRPDSGALSGLDKTIERLIQPARDHFELEILAVAPTDLSDRIDQDRSTRKLIEPLVRSENIRPRVPNFAYVDPEFFDAVDDGQWDEPLPKPGIRHRAAIDNAIREGMPVRDYDDTCDQLACYEELAAIVERGEVVRDE, from the coding sequence ATGAGCACACGAGAGCCACGCGCCGTCGCCGTCACACTCCTGAAAGGCGGCATCGGTAAGTCGACGACCGCGACCAACACGGCACGGGAGCTGGCCCACCGCGGCCACGAGACACTGCTGATCGACCTCGATCCGAACGGGCACGCGACGACGAGTCTCGGACTCGACGACGCGTTCGGCGCGGACACGCACCTCGGGGACGTACTGATCGAGGAGACACACGAGGCGACCGACCTGATCCGGTCGACGGAGTACGGGATCGACGTCCTGCCGAGCAACGACGAGATCGAGTCCGTCGAGGACGACCTCGGCGGAGTGATGATGGGAACCGCACGGCTGAAGAACAACGTCGTAGACCCACTCCTGGGCGAGAGGTACGACTACGTCGTGATCGACTGCCCGGCCGCGCGGGGGAAGTTAAACGACAACGCGCTATACGCAGCACAGAACATGATCCTCCCCCTGCGGCCAGACTCCGGGGCGCTCTCGGGACTCGACAAGACTATCGAGCGGCTGATCCAGCCCGCCCGCGATCACTTCGAGTTGGAGATTCTCGCCGTCGCACCGACGGATCTCTCGGACCGGATCGACCAGGATCGCTCGACACGGAAGTTGATCGAGCCGCTGGTGCGGTCCGAGAACATCCGGCCGCGTGTGCCGAACTTCGCGTACGTCGACCCCGAGTTCTTCGACGCGGTCGACGACGGACAGTGGGACGAGCCGCTCCCGAAGCCCGGGATTCGACACCGCGCCGCCATCGACAACGCGATCCGAGAGGGGATGCCCGTCAGGGACTACGACGACACCTGCGACCAGCTCGCGTGTTACGAGGAGTTGGCCGCCATCGTCGAGCGCGGGGAGGTGGTCCGCGATGAGTGA
- a CDS encoding FAD-dependent oxidoreductase, protein MGLDTTVLIVGGGATGVGLARDLALRGVDVTLVEREGLSGGTTGRSHGLLHSGARYAEGDPVGAEECIRESRVVRDIAGDCVRDTGGLFLQLEDDSDAYFAEKRDACASVGIPTEELTPDEIRERVPDVTDDVVRGMAVPDGVIYPSRLVAANAADAEANGATVHTNAPVEAVTVSDGAIDDVSVGGDADTTVDPEYVVNATGAWAGELAAMAGVQVGMAPARGVMVSVDYDGPHPVLNRCRDPDDGDIVVPHVGETVLGTTSVPVDDPEEYERADWEVERSVEECAAMLPPVADADVVRTWWGVRPLYEPDESSEDRRGISRGFFTLDHAEDGVENFASVVGGKLTTYRQMAEATADLVCDRLGVDAACETADQRLPGADNPERLDEFVARYDGQGPTDEDVVGAPV, encoded by the coding sequence ATGGGACTGGATACGACCGTCTTGATCGTCGGTGGTGGTGCGACGGGTGTGGGCCTCGCACGCGACCTCGCGTTGCGCGGTGTCGACGTGACACTCGTCGAGCGTGAGGGTCTCTCGGGTGGGACGACCGGCCGCTCGCACGGCCTGTTACACAGCGGCGCCCGGTACGCCGAGGGCGACCCGGTCGGCGCGGAGGAGTGTATCCGCGAGTCGCGCGTCGTCCGCGACATCGCCGGCGACTGTGTCCGCGACACGGGTGGACTGTTCCTCCAACTGGAGGACGATTCGGACGCCTACTTCGCGGAGAAGCGCGACGCCTGCGCGTCTGTGGGTATCCCGACGGAGGAGCTGACTCCCGACGAGATCCGCGAGCGCGTCCCGGACGTGACGGACGACGTGGTCCGCGGGATGGCGGTCCCGGACGGCGTGATCTACCCCTCTCGACTCGTGGCGGCCAACGCCGCCGACGCGGAGGCCAACGGCGCGACGGTCCACACGAACGCGCCCGTCGAGGCCGTCACCGTCTCCGACGGCGCGATCGACGACGTGTCGGTCGGTGGCGACGCCGACACGACAGTGGATCCGGAGTACGTCGTCAACGCGACGGGTGCGTGGGCCGGCGAACTGGCCGCGATGGCGGGCGTGCAGGTGGGGATGGCACCCGCGCGAGGCGTGATGGTCTCCGTCGACTACGACGGCCCGCACCCGGTGTTGAACCGGTGTCGCGACCCCGACGACGGCGACATCGTCGTCCCGCACGTCGGCGAGACGGTGCTCGGCACGACCAGCGTGCCCGTCGACGATCCGGAGGAGTACGAGCGGGCCGACTGGGAGGTCGAACGGTCCGTCGAGGAGTGTGCGGCGATGTTGCCACCGGTCGCGGACGCCGACGTGGTCCGGACGTGGTGGGGTGTCCGCCCGCTGTACGAACCCGACGAGTCGAGCGAGGACCGGCGCGGGATCTCGCGCGGGTTCTTCACGTTGGATCACGCGGAGGACGGCGTCGAGAACTTCGCCAGCGTCGTCGGCGGGAAGCTGACGACCTACCGGCAGATGGCCGAGGCGACTGCCGACTTGGTGTGTGATCGGCTGGGTGTCGACGCAGCCTGTGAGACCGCCGACCAGCGCCTGCCGGGCGCTGACAACCCCGAGCGACTCGACGAGTTCGTGGCGCGGTACGACGGACAGGGCCCGACCGACGAGGACGTGGTCGGCGCGCCGGTCTGA